The Syngnathus scovelli strain Florida chromosome 17, RoL_Ssco_1.2, whole genome shotgun sequence sequence TAAACAtctgtgcatgttttttttagtagttagtattttttttagcattagTATTTTATAGGCTTCTAATATTCCAGCAGATGACGCTGCTGAGTCAATCCACAGTTTACTGAATTCAAATCCACTTTGGCTCCAGCATAGCCGTTGTCATCAGTGAGatataaaaatatttccaaaggATTGACACCTTTGAAAAAACAACGTTTATCGTCGATGAAGGTTGATGAATTCGCAAACGACTCAATGGACTCGTGTGTATTTAATCTCAGTCACGAGGTGAGGCAATCTTCTAAAAAGAGGACAGGTAAAAGGAAATTAGTCTGTCTGCTGTATATGTCAAACTGTCTGACTACATGTGATCCTGCATTATTGGTATTTACATATTCGTTTTAAAAGCATTCTAACACCAGCTAGCAAAAATACAAGTGTAACAGTAGCAAGAGATTGTGCAAATCATTGCTACTAAATACCACCCTGTTGATTGAATTTGGGGCAAACGACAAAACACAAAGAAACTACTGATCAACCTCGAACTATACATTAGTGTTAGAATTAGGGCTGTAGAATGATCCGAGTCGTGTTGTTATAAAACTACTTTTATTTATGTTTGAACGGCGACCTTGAGTGCATTGAAAGGCgacttataaataaaatgtattattattattattattattattattattattattattattattattatacacatTAGTGTTAGAATTAGGGCTGTATAATGATCCGAGTCGTGTTGTTTTAAAactacatttatttatgtttgtacggcgaccttgagtgccttgaaaggcgccttataaataaaatttattattattattattattattattattattattattattattattatacacatTAGTGTTAGAATTAGGGCTGTAGAATGATCCGAGTCGTGTTGTTTTAAAactacatttatttatgtttgtacggcgaccttgagtgccttgaaaggcgccttataaataaaatttattattattattattattattattattattatacacatTAGTGTTAGAATTAGGGCTGTAGAATGATCCGAGTCGTGTTGTTTTAAAactacatttatttatgtttgtacggcgaccttgagtgccttgaaaggcgccttataaataaaatttattattattcttattttattattattattattattattattattgtctaaCAGGTGGCATGCACACAGTTTGGGGAGGGGCGAGCCAGtgcgcgtgcgcgagtgcgcgttcTACGTCAAAAGCGTAACATTCAGCACATGATGACATATGTGACAAGGTCTACACATAGAATAACAACAGCGGTTACACAGCCTCCACCGGAGGCGTAAATTCGAACCGAGTCACCGGCGAACAGAACcagattttttcttcttctttcctccgtcctctcttttttccccctccatcaTCGTTAAGGCTACGTACGAACGAACAAAAATGGGAAAGGATTATTATAAAACACTCGGCATCAGTAAAGGAGCCACGGAAGAGGACATCAAGAAAGCATATAAAAAGCAGGCATTAAAATGGCACCCGGACAAGAACAAGTCCGCAGCAGCCGAGGAGAAATTcaaggagatcgcggaggcttacGAGGTCCTCAGCGACCCCAAAAAACGGGACATCTACGACCAGCATGGCGAAGAAGGTAACGTCATTAAAACTGTCAGTCATCTTCAATAGCGTGACGTAATGTGTCCTTTAAGGTTAAGTCAAAATATGTTTCGCTTTCACAGTTAATAACCATCGATCAGGTTTAACTGCGGAACAGAATTTTTATTCTCGTAATATACCTAATTATTTGATCTCCAACTTCAACATATAGGCTATACATTTGTCAAATATGTGAAAATCTGAATTTTTATGTCAAATTTCAGTTATTTGACAGATTGAGTCAACCATCAGTTCTAAAAAGGGGTGAGGCAAACTATCAATATCGTCATGTAGTATCGTTTTCTCACGGTATAGTAGCAAAACGTTGTgacaaaatatttatattcatatttttttcctgtcaCGGGACAGCTTTGATACACAAGTATCCATTATTGATCAGTTTTAACAAGGTGTGCAACGAAATATTGTGCATTCTGGTGTAACATATGGATAGGAGAAAATATTGATACTGTGACAAACTGTATTGTATTGAACAATTCCGTATTGACAAAGAACGAAGATCCATTTCACTTGTGGCATTTTGAATGCCCGTTTTTGTGCTATTCAGATGTAACAAAATATCGTATCATTTTCTCAAATGATACATAGTTGTGACAAAACTGGCCTACTGTGTCTTTTAAGAAGGAGAATAGCAACTATGTCTGATGTGAGTTCATCTTTTAGGTCTCAAGGGAGGAAGCGGTCCCACTGGCGACAGCCAAGGCAACACCTTTACATACACCTTCCATGGAGACCCCCATGCCACTTTTGCCACCTTTTTTGGCGGCTCCAACCCCTTTGAGATGTTCTTCGGGCGCAAAGCGGGAAACGGGCGCGACGACGAGGACATGGAGGTGGATGGAAACGACCCCTTCGGTTCCTTCAGCAGCTTCAACCTGAATGGATTTCCCCGTGACGTGCACTCCGGCCCAGGcgggcagcaacagcagcagcagcagcagcagcagaagcagcggCGTAAACAGGACCCGGCTATCGTCCACGAGCTCAGAGTCTCCCTGGAGGAGGTCTTCCACGGTTGCACCAAACGGATGAAGATTTCTCGCAAACGGCTGAATCCAGATGGCAGGACCATGCGCACGGAGGACAAGATCCTCACCATCGAGATCAAACGAGGCTGGAAGGAAGGGACCAAGATCACGTTCCCACGCGAAGGAGACGAGTCGCTCAACACCATCCCGGCGGACATTGTATTTGTCATCAAGGACAAGCCGCATCCACATTTCAGGCGGGAGGGTTCCAACATCGTGTACCCCGTTCGAGTCAGCTTGCGACAGGTGAGACGTCAACTTTTCCCAATATTATATCTTCCTTTGCTGtattttatgtttaaaaaaGGGCATTGGGAAATAGCTGTACTTGTGGATATTTGTCACTTGACATAAACGAGGAGCAACAGCTAATAATAGCCGCATGTGCGAGAAAATATCGCTATGGGAAACAGAGTGGGATTAAATGGTGTTTCAATATTTGTTCCGACTACTTTGGATGAATCATAGTtggggagagagggagagattcATATCAGAACAGCTAGTAGGAGGAATAGTAAAAATACATGGCGGGATCGTGCATGCTCACACGTGGGTGGGTGCACGTGTGATTTGTCAATGCTGATATTATGTACAGTAAGTGCAGAAGTACTATGCTCATTCAGAAGGACTGGATTAACAGATTTTCCGGACCACTAGGAGGAAAAGTCGGTTTTGATGGGGCCTTACACACCGGCTACGTGTCAACTGACTGTTTTTCATCTTCTCTGCAGTCGTTGTGCGGATGCTCGGTGACCGTGTCCACCATCGACGGCAACACATGCAACATGAAGATCACCGACGTGGTGAAGCCAGGTATGAGGAAAACGGTGGCGGGCCAGGGTTTGCCCCTCCCCAAAAATCCAGAGCAAAGAGGAGACCTGGTGGTGGAGTTTGATGTGAACTTTCCAGAAACGTTGCCCGGCAACACTAAAGATGTCCTGAAGCGCCACCTACCCACTTAGGATAACTTACGGATCACACATGCCTGGAGAAATGTGCAATCTCTatttttgactttattttttaaataaataccacGCATGCTGCCAAGTGGATGGAAGACTGGACCTTTTATGTACATGGGCCTCTTTCCCCGCTATTACACGCTTTAGCCATAAATGTCCCGTGCTATGTGCCAGATGACAATCTCAGCATTTCATTGTGTCAAAATTTTAGCCATCATTGTGACtgtgttttaaaataaatatttcactaACTGAAGCATTTAGCTAATAGTTACCCACACTGTACATACTTTTCTGTCTTTGAGTGGCCTAAACTGACATTCTCGACCCAATTAACACCGTATTATTAACATACCATATCAGGATTGCCCAAACAGAGGTACTGGGCCCCAAACTGGTTGACTTGAATTTACTTAGGGGGTCTGTCTGCAGACTGCAAGATCCTGTTGAGGAATAAAGCTAGTTGGAGTTGAGCTAAGTTGGAGTTCTCAGCTGCTGCTTTTCAGCTGCCAACACTGGACATTAAATGACAATTGCACCCACCAGGGGACGCTACATCACTCACCATGACGTAAATTTGGGGAGAGGGCCCCTCTGAGGGCTGAATGTTTACACTGAGGGGGCTCATTTGTTTTTAGCTCCAGCAATTCCATTCGCCACCATCCAATACTTACAATATTGAAAACTCTTTCTGATACATTGAGATCACGCAGCGATGCTGCACGAGAcatgatgatgaaaaaaaattatgtttcATGTTATCGTGCTATCTATTTATGCAAACGTGCATAAACGCATTAGGAAGATGTGTTATTTCCGGTGGTggcgggtgtacctaatgtaatgGCCGCTTGGGTGCACAGGTGTACcggtgctgccgccgccgctcccAGTGCGCCTGCGCCCAGCTGAAACGCGCACAGAGCGGCTATTGTTAGCAGGGCAGCCCGCAGGTTGCCTCTCTCAT is a genomic window containing:
- the dnajb4 gene encoding dnaJ homolog subfamily B member 4; the protein is MGKDYYKTLGISKGATEEDIKKAYKKQALKWHPDKNKSAAAEEKFKEIAEAYEVLSDPKKRDIYDQHGEEGLKGGSGPTGDSQGNTFTYTFHGDPHATFATFFGGSNPFEMFFGRKAGNGRDDEDMEVDGNDPFGSFSSFNLNGFPRDVHSGPGGQQQQQQQQQQKQRRKQDPAIVHELRVSLEEVFHGCTKRMKISRKRLNPDGRTMRTEDKILTIEIKRGWKEGTKITFPREGDESLNTIPADIVFVIKDKPHPHFRREGSNIVYPVRVSLRQSLCGCSVTVSTIDGNTCNMKITDVVKPGMRKTVAGQGLPLPKNPEQRGDLVVEFDVNFPETLPGNTKDVLKRHLPT